Proteins found in one Mucilaginibacter gracilis genomic segment:
- a CDS encoding Smr/MutS family protein, whose protein sequence is MKFKLGDFVRFVDEKMEGYITTIIDDNMIGVTGEDDFEIPVLASKVTTVHGHKSTAVESQAFDEVRVDSSLFETRGVYLAVATDQRIASVVHFYLVNETSFQLLAALTTEKLHKFKGEYAGIIAPKAAVKIYSAPLQDIQLWPVFNFQIVFYTTQNIALSKPLIIKETFKAKDFSGTKKVVPLIKQQAWLIRLDEAELVINAEKLKESFFKPAEEKHEIEKPVHEIDLHIEKLRDDYQFLSNAEMLNIQLTAFRKALDAAIVHKQPSITFIHGVGNGTLKNELHKIVGKHPQVQTFMDARKEKFGYGATKVLLK, encoded by the coding sequence ATGAAATTTAAGTTAGGCGATTTTGTGCGGTTTGTTGACGAGAAGATGGAAGGTTACATCACCACCATTATTGATGATAATATGATTGGTGTAACCGGGGAGGATGATTTTGAGATACCCGTTTTAGCCAGTAAAGTAACTACTGTGCACGGCCATAAATCAACCGCGGTTGAGAGCCAGGCTTTTGACGAGGTAAGGGTTGATAGTTCGTTGTTTGAAACGCGCGGCGTTTACCTGGCCGTTGCCACCGACCAGCGCATAGCTTCGGTAGTACATTTTTATCTGGTTAACGAAACTTCGTTCCAATTATTGGCCGCATTAACTACCGAGAAACTACATAAATTTAAAGGCGAATACGCTGGCATTATTGCACCAAAAGCGGCTGTTAAAATATATTCGGCACCTTTGCAGGATATTCAGCTTTGGCCGGTATTTAATTTCCAGATAGTTTTTTACACCACGCAAAATATAGCATTAAGTAAACCCTTAATAATTAAAGAAACCTTTAAGGCTAAAGATTTTTCGGGCACCAAAAAGGTTGTACCATTAATTAAACAACAGGCCTGGCTGATACGTTTAGACGAAGCCGAACTGGTTATTAATGCCGAAAAACTAAAGGAAAGCTTTTTTAAACCCGCCGAAGAAAAACACGAGATTGAAAAACCCGTACACGAAATAGACCTGCATATTGAAAAACTGCGCGACGATTACCAGTTTTTAAGTAATGCCGAAATGTTGAATATCCAGCTAACGGCTTTCCGCAAGGCGCTTGATGCTGCTATTGTACACAAACAACCATCCATTACATTTATACATGGCGTTGGCAACGGCACCCTTAAAAACGAGTTACACAAAATTGTTGGCAAGCACCCCCAGGTGCAAACTTTTATGGATGCCCGTAAAGAAAAATTTGGCTACGGAGCAACAAAAGTTTTATTAAAATAA
- a CDS encoding PLDc N-terminal domain-containing protein, whose translation METSFSSVLLNIFFVAVLVWVAVLVIALVSLARRNDIFMPVKIFWSAVIVFAPLAGLLAYLVYGPKRRV comes from the coding sequence ATGGAAACCAGTTTTTCGTCTGTGCTGCTTAATATATTTTTTGTTGCGGTTTTAGTATGGGTGGCGGTATTGGTTATTGCCCTGGTTAGCTTGGCAAGGCGTAACGATATTTTTATGCCGGTAAAAATATTTTGGTCGGCGGTTATTGTTTTTGCGCCCCTGGCAGGCTTGTTAGCATACTTGGTTTATGGCCCCAAAAGGCGCGTTTAG